In the genome of Anabrus simplex isolate iqAnaSimp1 chromosome 2, ASM4041472v1, whole genome shotgun sequence, the window gcaggcctttggttcagagggtcccgggttcgattcccggccgggtcggggattttaaccttaattggttaattccaatgtctcggggggcagggtgtttgtgctgtccccaacatccctgcaactcacacaccacacataacactatacttcaccacaataacacgcagttacctacaaatggcagatgctgctcaccctcaacggatggtctgccttacaagggctgcaccaggctagaaatagccacacgaaattataattattgtatcAGCCATATAAGCCTATGGTATTTTTTCTCAGTGGAGGAAAATACGTTGTTCCGTGGACGAGGTGTCACTATAACTTGCGACAAAATACTTGGACTGTGAAACATTCTGAAATGGTTGACAGATCATTCAGAAACATACCCATTGTTGTCCTCAGTCGCCAGAAAAGTGTTCTGTATACCTGCGACAAGCACCGCTTGCAAGGGAAATTTCGCTTTTGCGGGACTTGTTATAACGAACAGACAAACATCTCGTCTGAAAATGCAAATTCTGGTCCTTAAGAACGACATGGGCCACGAGCACAGCGGGCTCTTGTAACGTAACTTTAAATTGCGAGGTTACCGATATTCCTTATGTTTTGCTTATACAGTATGTTAAGAATGGTATCAAACTCAGCTACTTATGTTAACGAATACTGATGTATATGAATGTATTGTCTGATTAACTGTTATGTATTCATTGGATGTCATGAGTATTAAATTCCAAGCGGCGGTCGGTGATTATTCTATTGGTGGTGccagaaaattcaaaatttgtaaacaaatctttcaaAGTTGCAGATAGATACAGTGGATATTTACCATTTCTGTAAGTAACATGACATTTTGTTATCTAACTGTGCTATTGTTTAAGACCGTTCGTTTCATTAGATATCAACTGAAACGAATTTAGAGACCGATGAATTAAAATAAATGTTTACATGCATTTTTTTACAATTCCCGTTTTAAGAAAATTGTTCAAATTTAAACCTCTCAGAAAAAGACGAAGCAAATATATGTAGGGCCTACTCACCAAAATTATTTGTTCCAAAACCTGGAACGAAGCTTTTAAATAAACTAACGGCAATGGTACTGAAGGTAAGACATGCTTTTCTCACATAGGAATAAATAATCCTGGTATTGGCAACACAAACATTtggtcacaatttttttttttttttactaggggctttacgtcgcaccgacacagataggtcttatggcgacgatgggataggaaaggcctaggagttggaaggaagcggccgtggccttaattttagtTGCCGCgaaaatgaaattaacaaaatgCCTTGCCTTCAACTTGAAGGCTTCAAAGGTACTTTGCACATATTCagtatatactgtacatttggAAGGGATATTTTCTGCACCTGATATACTCGAAAACAATTAAATGACGCTATTCAAAAGCAGATGAAATAAACAGCAAAAAGCTTCATCATTTGTGCTTGCTTTCCGGTAGGTAAAGGCAACAGTGTCACCAGCTTCCATTAACGAATCAAAGAAGAATTTATTGCACAAATCCCAGATTGTTAGGTTACAGATGGAGAAAGATTTATTTCAGTCGCTAGTACGAGTTTTTAAAAAGTCACTGTATATCTGCTGTAACAGGAAAGAACTAAGAACATCATGTCGTTAAAAGATGCAGTATTTTATTGTCGTCATATAACGTGGCAAAATTGCTAAATTGGTAACGCTGGGTATTGTCTGCATCCTTCTTGTGCTTGTTACATGCTGCATTCGAGTGAGTAAAATTGAAGCGTTGGGTCACGCGGCCACTGGCTTTTCCTCGACCCTTAACAACACACACAAacctaagggtacgtccaagatgcatgctggttttctgagtcagacagtcggtgCCGAGTCGGCgtaagtatatcctttgttgctaagcgggactggccataatgctcctgcgcgcaggaagcctgagcactggtagtctgactcagatgtttaccggaatgattagttcattctggtttcagacaacctgccgcgcaggctgttgattttaatGTTGGGTGTGTTTGAcattttgttaacgatggatatcgaggatttgatttcaaaagttcaacttAATTCCCCGGTATGGGATAAGCGAATTAAAGATCATTCCAATAGGAATATCGTCGATGGCTGTTGGATAAAGATTTCTATAGAAATGAAGACtggaaaaaaaattgttttcgtcggcaagtaactgtggaaaaaggtgtttgtgctccccgtaaatagatcctaattcattaattggatgtatatcacttctcattcgttttaacttgggtGTAACATtttcacttagcagcaatagagctgcagcctgttcccTTGTTAGTTCCATACTACACTGATCTGTTGTATCTCGTATCTTTTCTTTtatggcagctctgtctgcgctgacaaccagctttcataatggccacatcccacctgccgctcggggccgactgtctgactcagacaaccagcacgcatcttggacgtaccctaagccAAACAGACTTCTACACCTGTTTTACACAGTCTTTATGCGCGGAGGTGGTACCCGTGAGATCTGGGACACACACTCAGACACGCGCCGTCAGAGCGCACGTTGGTTTGCGCGCTCGTTCAAATTCAGGCAGaatacattttcttgaaatttaatacGAACTGTTCTTGAGAAGAAAACATTCCTCTACCTCACTACCTCACGAGCCACTCGTGCTAAAGTCACAATGATACGTTTGCTGTATGATGTTCGTTTCATGTCCTCTGAGCGATCGCCGGTGCGAGTAAGGACTAAGTCACTTGCTCATTGTCATTAATGACTCAGTCTTCTCTAGATCGGCAGATCCAGTTGGATGGGGACTTTGATCACGCTGCTCTCGCTGGTCCGAGCGAGCATGGCAGGTtagataataataatgctatttgctttacgtcccactaactacttttacggttttcggacacgccgaggtgccgaaattatgtcccgcaggaattcctttacgtgccagtaaatctaccgacacgaggctgacgtatttgaacaccttcaaataccaccggactgagccaggatcgaacttgccaagttggggccagaaggccaagcgcctcaaccgtctgagccactcagcccggctggcagGTTAGAAGCCGGACTCTGGAAATTATCAACAACATTCATTCTGCTTTATCTGTACAACTTTTATAGGAGATATTGTGTTTTATGATCATGTCATTATATAATGccatttttatgttatttagaAGTGTCTTTCATACAACACGAAGTGGGCTATTGTAACTAACCGACAGGGACTTGTCTATGCATGTCAATGATAGTAAGCGTCATAACCTGTCAAAGTCTTTTTAAATTTTAAGTGCTCATTCGTTTTCGTACCCTCTCTCACTGTACCTTATAATGAATTTTTGAATTTAAAGTACGATGAGATACTTAGAAAGGATTTTTTATATAAGCACAATGGGTAAAACATCATCTTTCACAGCCTACAAAATGTAATATTCCTCTTGCTGTTGCATTTACAAATATAAAGATTCCAAATATTTCATGTCTTACGATATGATGACTTTGAGTCTCCGCAGTAGATGTCCTTGTCTACAGCCTCTTTGAATTGAACTTAAAATGATGATAATTTTATTATTCTGGCAATACTAGGTTATAGCCTATTATATCACAAGGAAAAATTACTTAATTTCATTCGTTTACAATCAATCATTAATTCTTGGCTGAGTATTGTTCCTTCTTTACAAACAACCTTCGTGGGAACGTTGCGTGTATTACTTCAAAAATGGATATCGCTATATTTTTGTGTATTTATTCTCTACTGCGTTGATATGAAATTCAGTCTCACTGCTAGTTCGGAATTCAATGTAGTCTTTATAATCGTTATCGAACCATAATGAGAGTTTAAAAAAAAGATCAGGTAGTTTATCGCACACAGGCTTCGTTCCAGAAGAAACTTTTCATTGACAACATGTTCACATTCTCCGTATTTTGCATTTGGGATGTTGTTATTCTGGACATCTACGATTATTTATACTATTGATGGCATTTCAACGTTCTGTAGACTACTGACATCATTCAGACGTGCCAGGAgatgaatcaatcaatactgatctgcatttagggcagtcgtccaggtggcaaattctctatctgttgttttcctagccttttcttaaatgatttcaaggaaattggaaattaattgaacatctcccttggtaagttattccaattcctaactccccttcctataaatgaatatttaccctagtttgtcctcttgaattccaactttatcttcatattgtgatttttcctatttttaaagacgccactcaaacttattcctctcctaatgtcattccacgccatctctccgatgacagctcggaacaaaccacttagtcgagcagctcgtattctttctcccaagtcttcccagtccaaacttagcaacatttttgtaacgctactcttttgtcggaaatcaccccacCGCTGTCACGAAGATGTTCCTTTACACACCACTCAATCTATCTCCAGAAAGTTACAACACTTAAACGACTTATTAAGCCGTTAGTAAATCCTTATTTTTTTAGGTCGGCACTAGGATAATTTAAATTTCAGTCCAAAGAATTCTCATTTCATTCAGTCTaataatgaatttaaattaataCGCTTTGACTAAGAGATAGGTTTTTGAAGTCTTCCTGTCTTGAGGTcttctgtgttttattatttctcACCCATCTTCGTAAAACCTTCCTCTACTTCTTTCTTTCACATTATATTTATCTTAGTGTCTCGGGAACCCGTTCACTTGCCATAAATACTTCACTGGTATATTCAATTATGACTGTTCATAATGACAGACAATTAATGCCGCGCGTATCTACATTAAACACTTACCCAAGCAGGATGCAATCACTTGGGATATGTGCGGAAAATTTCTGCTCTACAATATTACAGACATAATTTAAAAAGATGCTAGTTTCTGTAGTTTTCTGTTTCTGGATGCCGAGACTTTGGCGATATTTCAAATTACAAGGAgaataaatacatttctaattcTGATCGAGACATGTGTCCATTTACGTAAATTTACGATCTCAGTATGCCACGTATGTCTACCACGGTTTCATTGTCGCAGTGATTATATCACTTTCATGTTTTAAAATTGTTATCATTCTCATTTAACCGTGCAATCTCTCGACGTTATCCAAACGAATAAAGTTTTAAGTTCTTCATTAGTACATTATAGACagacctgtattattattatttgagtattCAATATCTTCAACAGGAGGAAATTTCATTAGCAGTGTGTGTAGCAATACACTGGAAAATGTTTCATTCCACATTTTATGGCTACTGTAATTGCTGAtttttgttcaccacgaggctagTTTGTATGCATTTATTTCACCCTTTCATATTTAATTGTTTCTTAAATGCACAGGCCACATCAAATTCCGACTGTCTTAAGAAATGATCAGAAACGAATTCACACATGTGTTACCCTATATACACGACTGTCTTCTTGGACTTGAGACTATAATTTACCTGAGAAGACTATACACGCTCAAAGCATAAGGGAATGCATTTATAAACAGTAATAAAAGTAACGTTTAGTTAAAACTGCGAGAAAGACGGAAATCTTACCTGAGAGCATCCACCGTTGTTTTCACTGCATACATCCACCTCCTCACAGTGTGACTGATCTCTTAGTCTCAGACCCTGTGGACAAGCACAATGGAAGCTGCCTGGAGTGTTGACACATTCATGAGAACATTCGCCGTTACGTATGGAACATTCGTCGATGTCAGCGCACTTCCTATTTTCATGTGCGAGCCAGTATCCTGAGGGACAGCTACAACGGTAACTACCTGCCATGTTTGTACAAATGTGAGAACAACCACCATTCTTTATTTGACATTCATCTACATCGTCACAAGTCCTTCTATCATCAGTAAGAATGTAACCTGAAGGGCAACTGCAAAGGTAACTGCCAGCAATATTTTCACACGTATGGGAGCAACCTCCATTGTTATTAAGGCACTCATCTACGTCTTGACATGTTTTATTGTCGATGCCGAGACTGGCTCCGGATGGGCATGAACAAATAAAACTCCCAACAGTATTTTTGCAAGTGTGGGAACATCCGCCATTCTTTATCAGACACTCGTCCACATCTTGACAAGTTCTTTCGTCATACCCCATTGAGAAACCGGATGGGCAAGTGCAGTGAGGACCTGAGGGTCCACTTGCACAGCCATGTGAACATTTCTGCTTGTAATTTAAACAGGCATCCACCTCATTGCAAGTTTTATTGTCGGCGTCGAGGTGATGGTTATCTGGACAAGTACAGATGAAAGTTCCGGGTATGTTCATACATTCATGACTACATCCACCGTTGTCTTTCAAACAATCATCAATATCAACACACGTTTTATTGTCTTCAGAAATATTATATCCAGTTGGACAATCACATCTGACACCTCCAGGAGTGTTCAAACAAGTGTGTGAACAGCCCCCATTCGAATCCAGGCACTCGTCAACGTCAACACAAGTCCTTTTATCACTGCTGATATAGTGACCAGGAGGACACCGGCATTCATAGCTACCAACATTATCTACACATATATCTGTACAGCCTCCATTATTCACGAGACATTCATTCATATTGACGCAATTTCTTTTATCTCTATGCAGAACATAGCCATCGGGACATCCACACTTGTGATACCCATATCTGTTCTTACAAAGGTGACTGCACCCGCCGTTATTCACAAGACATTCATTAATATCCTCACATTTGAAAGGGTCATCATCCCTAAGTTCAAATCCTCTGGGACATGCACAGTAACTACTTCCCTCGGTATTAACGCACTCATGTGAACATCCTCCATTGTCAAAATCGCATTCATTAACATCTGTACAAGTTGTATTGTCGTCATCAATCTGTAAACCCGAGGGACAGTTACAATGGCTGCTTCCTTCTGTGTTAACACATTCATGAGAACATCCGCCGTTTTCTTGAGCACATTCATTTATGTCCCTACACGAACTTTGATCATCTGCATCTAACTCATATCCATTTGGACACGAACAAATAAAGCTCCCGTCGGTGTTAACACAGTTATGAGAACATGCATTCTGTTCATCGCATTCATCTACGTCCTTGCATGTCTTGCGATCTCTTGCATCCAATCGGAAACCCACGGGACAGCTGCACTTGATGTTGTTTCCAGTACTGCTACAGTAATGCGAACAACCGCCGTTCTCAACCATGCACTCATCAACTTCCAAACATGTTTTTCCATCATCCTCTAATAACCGGTAACCTTCTGGACAAGCACATTCAACCCCTCCGTCCATATTGGCACAGAGATGAGAACACCCCCCATTGTTATCCATGCATTCATTTATATCTTCGCAGCTCTTCTGGTCTAATCCCAGCCGGTAACCACTCTCACACTCACAGTGGTAACTTCCATGGTCATTAACACAATTGTGTGCACAAACAACTATTTCATTTCCATCGACACACTCATCAACGTCTTCACATGTTCTGCGATCGTCATCCAGAAGAAATCCACTAGGGCATTCACACCTGAAGCTTCCTATCTCATTGACACACCTGTGAGAACAGCTGTGATTTTTAGAGCATTCATTTACATCTTCGCATGTTCGACGATCGTCTCCCAAAATATAACCATCAGGACACTTGCAATGGAAGCTACCTAACTGATTGATGCAAATGTGAGAACACAACGTCTCTGTAGTGTTATTTTCCTGGCTTTCACATTCGTTCAAATCTTCACATGTTCTGAGGTCCTCTCCTAGTACGTATCCACTTGGACAAGTACATTTGAAGCTTCCGTGTTCGTTAACACATTTATGAGAACATCCGGAATcaatttcatcttctccacattcATCAATATCCTCACATGTCTTCATATCATCAAGAAGTACCAATCCAGGAGGACACGTACACCGAAAACTGCCATGGTCATTGACACATCCATGAGAGCAACCAGGGGGAGGGTCATTTTTTAAACATTCGTCGATATCTTCACAGGTTCGGAAATCATCTTTAAGTACAAACCCAGATGGACAAGTACATGTGAAACTTCCAATAACATTAACGCATCCATGTGAACaatttgatttttcattttctcCCTCTATTGTAAAACATTCATCAATATCCTCACATGTCCTCAAATCACTTCCAAGTGTAAATCCAGCAGGACACGTACATTTGAAACTTCCGTGATCATTAACACACCCATGGGAACATCTGGGCCCTACGCCATCTCCTCCGTGCACTGTACATTCATCTATATCTTCACATGTGTTAAAATCATCTGTCAAAACCAAACCATTAGGACATGTGCATTTGTAACTTCCAAATATGTTGATACAAGAATGGGAACAATTTGCAAGGCGACCACCTTGCCTTTCTTCACATTCGTCAATATCCTTACAGGTTCTTAAGTCATCACTCAGAATTAGGCCGGTGGGGCATTTACAGGTGAAACTTCCCACTTTATTTACACATTCATGCGAGCATCTGATATCACCACTATCTTCATCGGATTGCTGGCATTCATCAATATCTACACAGCTCTTTAGGTCGTCTCCCAAGTGAAATCCAGTTGGGCATAGACACTGGAAACTACCAATATCATTTATACACTCATGTGAACAACCTATGCTTGAATTGATATATTCAAACTCTTTGCATTCGTCGATGTCTTCACAAGTACTCCAGTCACTTCCAAGTTTAAAACCATTGGGACAAGCACATTTGTAACTTCCGGGTTCATTAATACACTCGTGAGAACACACAGCGTCATCTGGATCCTTAGAGATACACTCGTCAATATCTTCACACGTCCTCATATCCTCACCTAGAACGTATCCATTAGGACACTTGCATTTAAAACTTCCTATTTCGTTCTCACAGTCATGTGAACAGTGAGTGCTTGTTAAATCTGTACATTCATTTATATCTTCACAGTTTTTATAGTCATCCTTCAGTTTGAAACCGGACGGGCAAGCACAGTCGTAGCTCCCAGGTGTATTGACACATTCATGAGAACAATGAACTTCAGTATGATTCGTAGTACACTCATTGATATCTTCGCACGTTCGCAAGTCACTTTGAAGTACAAAACCGCTTGGACACGCACACTTAAAGGATCCTGGCTCATTAATACAATCGTGAGAACACTGAGGATGAGTTTCATTATCCTCAATATTGCTGCACTCATCTATATCCTTACATGTTATCGAATCGCTGTCCAATACATATCCATCGGGACACTCACAACGAAAGCTACCAATTTCGTTGATACATTCATGAGAACACCCACCATTATCAGCAAGGCATTCTTCAATGTCTACACAGGTGCGAATATCGCTGCCTAATTTAAAACCATCGGGACATTCGCAATGGAAACTTCCTATATCGTTGACACATTGATGAGAACAACCACCATCTATTTCGTTGTCTTCCAAGCATTCATCAAGATCTTCGCACGTTCTGTCGTCATCAGCAATATCATAACCTTCAGGACACGCGCATTCAAAGCTCCCAGGTTCATTGATGCACTCGTGGGAACAGTTTGCATCTCCAGTTTGGCATTCATCAATATctgcaaaagaaaacaaaacattacACTGAGCTTTTACATAAATATGGTTCACTTGAAACTGAGAAATGATCTGATTACAAATTGTTTCTAGATCATGAACGTGCAATGACGAtggtgatgactgttgtttaaaggggctcattGCTAGAATAGATTCTGAGTGAAAATAAAGGTAGTCAGCATCAAGTGATAGCATTAATAACAAATTTCTCTTCATACGAGTATTCGGCATTGATTCCATGAATACTTAAGGATGAAGATATATAATATACTTTCTTATTTCGTTAGCGGAAGAAGTATTGTACAGTGCAGTGAagtgtgtgtatcataatgaagtctgtaaAAGAGTACTGGGAGTTAAAGAGTAATACACTCAACAAGGAGGTCACTGATAGTGTTGTTACTAAAATGATTACTAGTAACTTTAAATTTCATTCGTTAGCTATCGGGTGATTGAAATTTATTATAAACTACTTGCCTTATTCTCGCATTGGATAGTGATTTCTAAAATCTAGTTACCTCTCATtcggaggccccgagtttgattctgggccaggtcaggaacttttacctacatctgagggctggtacgaggtccactcagcttacgtgattacagtcgaggagctatctgatggtgacatAGCGACaccggtctaaaaagccaaaacTAGTGGCCTGGAAGATTCATTGTGCCGACCACACgcctcctcgtaatctgcaggtcttcgagctgagcagcagtcacttggtaggccatggcccttcggggctgttacatcATGGGGGTAGGACACTCTTCAGTGTGTCTGAATGTTTCATAACATTTATAGGCGTTATGATCACAATACAGCATTTTGATTAACATACACAAAATCTACATAATTTTTACCAATTATTTGTTCACTGAGGGAAATATAGATGGAGTTATTTTCTGTTAAGTATCTACTTCAAATTCCAAAACATCATGCtgaagaagtagaagtagaaatAAATGATTGTTCGGGAAACTTGTTAATTATATCACTCAAAATGTATCTCCATATCGTTTATAGTGATGAAAATATATGTTCTTTTCTTGTTTCAGTGCTGTCGGGCGGAGTTCTAAGGAAAGCTCTATGAAATGTTCGATGACACAGTGCAAATTAAATCATCTTATACTTCGCTGCAAGTTAAAAATGTTGACCTGAGTAATTGAGATGAATCTGTATCCGGTAATGTAGAAGCTCGCGTTAGTGATTTCCGTGGACAATTATTAAACGAGGAATGGAGAATATCGTACTAAACATTTTTCGATTTAAAATATGTCTGAAGAAAGAACTGTATTCACGGGAAACTCTCCCAAATGCCCTGCTCTTTTAACCAAGTCACTCTAGAacagggccatccagtcattgcactccgagagcgcgcccgcgctcggggagcactgggcagtcagactagcgctccttcccctaccaccgctacagtgtggcagcgaggagactgGGACAGACGGATGATGTTCGGACCGCGGTGACTAGGTACGTACGTACAGACGTGCggtcgacggcttttgtgggtttgttgacatcaaaATACACCGCATAtataaatcgaaaggtactccaattatggaatatgcaggaaacgaaatcaagtgttaagtaaagaataatgtgatttattcaaatctgaaattagaacatatctgagaggaaaattcaacaaaattttacaaatatgaacagatagtacagaccttgagtggCTTTTGCTCAgccgtttttacgagcttttagttttggagcaaataaCCTTCTCCAAgttgggtacaatatttctggacacagctattcttaaacaattgcgaaagtttctatcgctcatcgctGTACGATGTTTACTTTAGTTAAgattaagaaccgaaaagaaacgctcacaaatgtacgttgggccgaacattgacagaactttacatgcacgtTGATGCAAAAGGgagtattcttcttgcggaaagccgctgtttaGAAATCTTCTatacttcgtgacattagaaagcggtctttaagacgaacattgcactgtaGTTCAATCAACTCaattgtggagcactgtctgctctaagagaaaatggtcgaacaaatacatctaacaccgcttggagttctgataattctgaaaatctcttttgaaactcttcttgtaattggcgaattacctgcaagtactcatcaaagtcgacactttctttcactgtttcaagctatagaaaatgtcctgtgttccttgcacgcatttggttttcccacaaaatcgaTTTTCTTTTGAACGCTCGAATTCTTTCCACcgaatcgcagatattgtgcttttcaccCTGGAGCGGAGTGTTCAAAgcattcagatgggcagtaatgtcacttaaaaaggccaagtctgccacccacttaggatcacgcaaaagaacttcgggccgccctttcatgtcacaagagttatctattgcgttccgcaagcaaaaaccacaatgaagcaccttcgccttgctcagccatcttacttctgcatggtacgggatatccggatactccgcttcgatgtcatccaagaactctttgaattgacagtgcgtgagtccatgggtgcgaagaaaatttaccattcgcacaactgttcccattaggTCTTTAAGcatggcgacttttgcacagattgcctcctgctatatcaagcaatggatcgccgccTTAGAGCATTACCGctctcagccagttttacttttacatagctgaggaacctccgagcgtagaccacgtaaagcaggagctcccattttaatcccattgactcaaaaacaccctccacagcttTTAAAATTTCGAAagcggtagtggtgtctttgagagctacctagTCTAGGAAATCcttggtgacccgaagatcgtcatccacccctcgaatgaaaataacgagctgagctgtgtctgcattgtcggttgattcgtcgagggcgatggaaaatgatataaaatttgcTGCCTTGtccattaattgctgttctatGTCAACGgtcatattgtctattctgcgagccacagtttaaCGAGAAAGAGagtttttgtcaaatttctcaactagctccacaggacaaatacatgccgccgcgtgcattaggcactccttgattaaattcccttccgcgaagggttcCTCAGCTTTGGAAAATCGCAGTGATCATTTATagctcctcaatctcctgtcaaaaaaaatacggcaagtcacaatttttgtattcttcagataattcaaacaTTTCTTCATTCCCATTTATAAACAAtcattttcaaatttaaaaaaaatgatacgtatagaatagtgctgcttgaaattttcttccatttcttccaacttcgattagcgactggcgtctgtcaaatcaccataatcatccctgtgattgccactgtagtgccgttccaaattgtgtttattttaaacacactaaatctcggtggcacacgaaacatttggcatgccctttataagctgtacagaaaaatgaaatttcccattctgctatatgatgttcagtcatgacagctgtgcccggctccatggctgaatggttagcgtgttgacctttggtcataggggtcccgggttcgattcccggcagggtcgggaattttaaccataattggttgatttcgctggcagggggactgggtgtttgtgtcgtcttcatcatcatttcatccttatcccgacattcaggttgcctacgggagtcaaa includes:
- the LOC136863557 gene encoding fibrillin-2 — protein: MFYLFYVRGKNQEKPFNRFLLAVYKCAANYRLQHPLEDRLYCSQEQWVGETPVCLPATEALVDAVCGENRGGCEHVCKEVDGKPECSCYQGFFPEGSRCHDIDECTEDNGGCQELCLNKPGSYSCGCPSGLRLAANGRTCLDVNECLLRNGHGPCQDSCHNLWGGYECSCRGIPGTKLAADNHTCQDVDECAEGTVGCSHLCVNTVGSAFCECPTGFMLGDDWKTCQDIDECGLDDIRASCPYGCNNTMGSYACIEEAPTEPQPLSSTKCEPGYSSQPDGQCVDIDECQTGDANCSHECINEPGSFECACPEGYDIADDDRTCEDLDECLEDNEIDGGCSHQCVNDIGSFHCECPDGFKLGSDIRTCVDIEECLADNGGCSHECINEIGSFRCECPDGYVLDSDSITCKDIDECSNIEDNETHPQCSHDCINEPGSFKCACPSGFVLQSDLRTCEDINECTTNHTEVHCSHECVNTPGSYDCACPSGFKLKDDYKNCEDINECTDLTSTHCSHDCENEIGSFKCKCPNGYVLGEDMRTCEDIDECISKDPDDAVCSHECINEPGSYKCACPNGFKLGSDWSTCEDIDECKEFEYINSSIGCSHECINDIGSFQCLCPTGFHLGDDLKSCVDIDECQQSDEDSGDIRCSHECVNKVGSFTCKCPTGLILSDDLRTCKDIDECEERQGGRLANCSHSCINIFGSYKCTCPNGLVLTDDFNTCEDIDECTVHGGDGVGPRCSHGCVNDHGSFKCTCPAGFTLGSDLRTCEDIDECFTIEGENEKSNCSHGCVNVIGSFTCTCPSGFVLKDDFRTCEDIDECLKNDPPPGCSHGCVNDHGSFRCTCPPGLVLLDDMKTCEDIDECGEDEIDSGCSHKCVNEHGSFKCTCPSGYVLGEDLRTCEDLNECESQENNTTETLCSHICINQLGSFHCKCPDGYILGDDRRTCEDVNECSKNHSCSHRCVNEIGSFRCECPSGFLLDDDRRTCEDVDECVDGNEIVVCAHNCVNDHGSYHCECESGYRLGLDQKSCEDINECMDNNGGCSHLCANMDGGVECACPEGYRLLEDDGKTCLEVDECMVENGGCSHYCSSTGNNIKCSCPVGFRLDARDRKTCKDVDECDEQNACSHNCVNTDGSFICSCPNGYELDADDQSSCRDINECAQENGGCSHECVNTEGSSHCNCPSGLQIDDDNTTCTDVNECDFDNGGCSHECVNTEGSSYCACPRGFELRDDDPFKCEDINECLVNNGGCSHLCKNRYGYHKCGCPDGYVLHRDKRNCVNMNECLVNNGGCTDICVDNVGSYECRCPPGHYISSDKRTCVDVDECLDSNGGCSHTCLNTPGGVRCDCPTGYNISEDNKTCVDIDDCLKDNGGCSHECMNIPGTFICTCPDNHHLDADNKTCNEVDACLNYKQKCSHGCASGPSGPHCTCPSGFSMGYDERTCQDVDECLIKNGGCSHTCKNTVGSFICSCPSGASLGIDNKTCQDVDECLNNNGGCSHTCENIAGSYLCSCPSGYILTDDRRTCDDVDECQIKNGGCSHICTNMAGSYRCSCPSGYWLAHENRKCADIDECSIRNGECSHECVNTPGSFHCACPQGLRLRDQSHCEEVDVCSENNGGCSQVCSNEYGKVACSCKPGFRLHHDGFTCLDEDECLGDHGCQHYCVNTPGSFECGCKEGFHKFDKTCIDIDECRPGVCDGKCVNTVGSYYCQCEPGYRLQGGVCVDVDECRESSPCKSRCLNTMGSYRCACEVGYRFMGHHCVDVDECERHNGGCSHHCVNTPGSFHCVCSPGYRPHPRNRTICVDVNECKERNGGCNMDCINTVGSFYCACSDRFVLAQDKRTCIALAQSDPEPENSPRCAAPKVPKNGEVRCPGYPSGEGATYPVGAECHIRCVRGYKLDGPLVRHCEPGGQWTGIAPSCIPLACPRPSAPRHGQLLPASCSSRKTFPGQHCVVSCERGFRVVGSALLTCLPSHQWSSIPYCVKATDTPRPFIQCPRDLKYDLPPQQNTVHVRIPQPKSNMDWWRYVDSVPTWGKQLEAELPAGTTNVVFQAYSPVDNTTASCTVTIYVRDLESPVMSNCPESFDVQLGPGEKSRVITWNEPVFRDNVGVTQVYKSKEPGKPMSMGLHHVHYLASDLAGNRAKCHFSVNVKEHEARKPNYMMTSPYRKVIICPGRAIPRAPITPVYPWQLPKGCHLSHTTTTQVVAGTFAVRHGTRQSRANEQNTRERRMRHQAGGDRRRTKKQRFYHGSASETLIPIPDNGSSDSRKYCC